A genomic window from Gossypium hirsutum isolate 1008001.06 chromosome D12, Gossypium_hirsutum_v2.1, whole genome shotgun sequence includes:
- the LOC107945505 gene encoding S-adenosylmethionine carrier 1, chloroplastic/mitochondrial produces MGPFTLAVDTKSSSLVSSDVSNRKIKNLQLQTKKCFASVSMEEEKPFDFLRILFEGIIAGGTAGVVVETALYPIDTIKTRLQAARGGGKIVLKGLYSGLAGNLAGVLPASALFVGVYEPTKQKLLKLFPENLSAVAHLTAGAIGGIAASLIRVPTEVVKQRMQTGQFTSASNAVHVIASKEGFKGLYAGYGSFLLRDLPFDAIQFCIYEQIRIGYKAAARRDLNDPENAIIGAFAGALTGAITTPLDVIKTRLMVQGSANQYKGIFDCVQTIIREEGPSALLKGIQPRVLWIGIGGSIFFGVLESTKRLLAERRSKPTQQSKHD; encoded by the exons ATGGGTCCATTTACACTGGCTGTTGACACCAAGAGCTCTTCTCTAGTATCTTCTG ATGTATCAAATAGGAAGATTAAAAACTTACAGCTGCAAACAAAGAAGTGCTTTGCATCAGTCAGCATGGAAGAGGAAAAGCCTTTTGATTTTCTTCGTATTTTATTTG AGGGAATCATAGCCGGAGGTACAGCTGGTGTTGTGGTTGAAACTGCTTTATACCCAATTGATACAATAAAGACACGGCTGCAGGCAG CTCGTGGTGGAGGTAAAATAGTTTTGAAGGGGCTTTATTCAGGATTAGCTGGTAATCTTGCTGGTGTCCTACC GGCTTCTGCTTTATTTGTAGGTGTGTATGAACCTACTAAGCAGAAACTATTGAAGCTCTTCCCAGAAAATCTTAGTGCCGTTGCTCACTTG ACTGCAGGAGCCATAGGAGGAATTGCCGCTTCACTTATTCGTGTTCCAACTGAG GTTGTAAAGCAGAGGATGCAGACTGGGCAGTTTACTTCTGCATCTAATGCTGTTCATGTTATTGCATCAAAGGAGGGATTTAAGGGCCTCTATGCG GGTTATGGATCTTTTTTATTACGAGATTTGCCATTTGATGCCATTCAATTCTGCATCTACGAGCAAATTAGAATTGGTTACAAGGCAGCG GCTCGAAGAGATTTAAATGATCCTGAGAATGCTATTATTGGTGCTTTTGCTG GTGCGTTGACTGGAGCAATAACAACTCCCCTGGATGTTATTAAAACGAGGTTAATGGTTCAG GGATCAGCAAACCAGTACAAGGGAATCTTTGATTGTGTTCAAACTATTATTAGGGAGGAAGGCCCCTCTGCTCTTCTTAAG GGCATTCAGCCAAGAGTGTTGTGGATCGGTATTGGCGGTTCAATCTTTTTTGGCGTCCTCGAAAGCACGAAACGACTACTTGCAGAGAGGCGTTCCAAACCCACTCAGCAATCAAAGCATGATTAA